In a single window of the Myxococcus fulvus genome:
- a CDS encoding response regulator, with protein sequence MCTPSLVLLVEDHVDSRELLEEFLTMEGFAVETAGNGQSALERLSRLPCPDAVLLDLMMPVMSGWELMRHVREDDRLKQLPVVVVSGAGNHQAMPEGIQGTVPKPVDLTELRATLARVVSAQG encoded by the coding sequence ATGTGCACGCCCAGCCTCGTCCTCCTGGTGGAAGACCACGTCGACAGTCGAGAGCTCCTGGAGGAGTTCCTGACCATGGAGGGCTTCGCCGTGGAGACGGCCGGCAACGGCCAGTCCGCGCTGGAGCGCCTGTCACGGCTGCCCTGTCCGGACGCGGTGCTGCTGGATTTGATGATGCCGGTGATGAGCGGCTGGGAGCTGATGCGCCACGTGCGCGAGGATGACCGGCTCAAGCAGCTGCCCGTCGTCGTCGTCTCCGGCGCGGGCAACCACCAGGCCATGCCCGAGGGCATCCAGGGCACCGTGCCCAAGCCGGTGGACCTCACCGAGCTGCGCGCCACGCTGGCCCGCGTGGTGAGCGCCCAGGGCTGA
- a CDS encoding protein kinase domain-containing protein, which yields MSPPSSDASMPPEVLLRSGRASYEFVKSLGAAHHGELLLARRRYEADFCGYAVIKRPLGEDAAAIHRLLEEGRLTALLHHPNVASVHHLKGPDDTPVLVFEHTPGHRLDSLLEASSRSHLPFSEGFALYVAAEIAEALHHAHTLTDEHGHPLRVVHRDVAPHNILVTEHGAVKLLDFGAATSVFSGDAARAAPPVSLAYAAPEHVARQPLDGRADLFGLGLVLLQLLTGRHLFEGADRFEAERRHRHERALTQPPSDSGEALEDAMKNAVGLAAARELRRRIRAYGHDDLEDALRAVPAAFQPLLRGTLAPAREERFSTGAELARALRLYARRAGLVFGRAEALAEVTGLRYAALRVQAGESPQEVLEDRLLPEEDPAG from the coding sequence ATGTCGCCCCCGTCGTCCGACGCCTCCATGCCTCCGGAAGTCCTGCTGCGCTCCGGCCGCGCGTCGTATGAGTTCGTGAAGTCCTTGGGGGCCGCGCACCACGGGGAGCTGCTGCTCGCCCGCCGTCGCTACGAGGCGGACTTCTGCGGCTACGCGGTCATCAAGCGCCCGCTGGGCGAGGACGCCGCGGCCATCCACCGGCTGCTGGAGGAGGGCCGGCTCACCGCGCTCCTGCACCACCCCAACGTCGCCTCCGTGCACCACCTCAAGGGCCCGGACGACACGCCGGTGCTCGTCTTCGAGCACACGCCCGGCCACCGGCTGGACTCGCTGCTGGAGGCGTCTTCCCGCTCGCACCTGCCCTTCTCGGAGGGCTTCGCGCTCTACGTCGCCGCCGAAATCGCGGAGGCGCTCCACCACGCCCACACCCTCACCGACGAGCACGGCCACCCGCTGCGCGTGGTCCACCGCGACGTGGCGCCCCACAACATCCTCGTCACCGAGCACGGCGCGGTGAAGCTGCTCGACTTCGGCGCCGCCACCTCCGTGTTCTCCGGGGACGCCGCGCGCGCCGCGCCCCCCGTGAGCCTGGCCTACGCCGCGCCCGAGCACGTCGCGCGCCAGCCGCTGGACGGCCGCGCGGACCTGTTCGGCCTGGGGCTGGTGCTGCTGCAGCTGCTCACCGGCCGCCACCTCTTCGAGGGCGCGGACCGCTTCGAGGCCGAGCGCCGCCACCGCCACGAGCGCGCGCTCACCCAGCCCCCGTCCGACTCCGGAGAGGCGCTGGAGGACGCCATGAAGAACGCGGTGGGCCTGGCCGCCGCGCGGGAGCTGCGCCGCCGCATCCGCGCCTACGGCCATGACGACCTGGAGGACGCGCTGCGCGCGGTGCCGGCGGCCTTCCAGCCGCTGCTCAGGGGCACGCTGGCGCCGGCGCGCGAGGAGCGCTTCTCCACGGGCGCGGAGCTGGCGCGGGCCCTGCGGCTGTACGCGCGCCGCGCGGGGCTGGTCTTCGGCCGGGCGGAGGCGCTCGCGGAGGTGACGGGCCTGCGCTACGCCGCGCTGCGCGTGCAGGCGGGCGAGTCCCCGCAGGAGGTGCTGGAGGACAGGCTGCTGCCGGAGGAGGACCCTGCGGGCTGA
- a CDS encoding helix-turn-helix domain-containing protein: MKTHPEGSSTPRRSSRASSKGRPSDRARQSRQQLERRLAVSVGEEARSARMRAGLTQADVAERIGIAAEVYGRMERGKMMPSVPTLFRLCLALRLSADVGLGLVTAASVGAALWEEDSRDKDHLPEMRRLLRTLRRMSRGQLKLVNQVAAAILPQR, translated from the coding sequence GTGAAGACCCACCCTGAAGGTTCCTCCACCCCTCGCAGGTCGTCCCGAGCGTCCAGCAAGGGCCGGCCGAGCGACCGCGCCCGTCAGTCGCGTCAGCAGTTGGAGCGGCGGCTGGCGGTGAGCGTGGGCGAGGAGGCCCGCTCGGCGCGGATGCGCGCGGGGCTGACCCAGGCGGACGTGGCCGAGCGCATCGGCATCGCCGCGGAGGTCTACGGGCGGATGGAGCGCGGGAAGATGATGCCCAGCGTGCCCACGCTGTTCCGGCTCTGCCTGGCGCTGCGGCTGTCGGCGGACGTGGGGCTGGGGCTGGTCACGGCGGCCTCGGTGGGGGCGGCGCTGTGGGAGGAGGACTCGCGGGACAAGGACCACCTGCCGGAGATGCGGCGCCTCTTGCGCACGCTGCGGCGCATGTCCCGGGGCCAGCTCAAGCTGGTCAACCAGGTGGCCGCCGCCATCCTGCCGCAGCGCTGA
- a CDS encoding TonB-dependent receptor domain-containing protein → MAVWLLVLCAPVGRASAQAPSTPDAGVPPVAAEVDLARTDAGWTVDTGPSDAGSVFLPPALAQDAPAPYPPQLAAERVSGVVRLELLIDASGEVESATLVQGIHPLLDRAALHAAPHLRFTPATVDGQPVPVRLGFEYRFEAPVLPPDAVAQAPVTLSGRVRTKGNRRPVVGATLVSEAVPDAPVQTDAQGHFQARWPAGEHRVRVSAPGHKAGTFREVLKAQEALEVVYGLEPLVINPYETVVRADRERTEVSRVTLHDAELREVPGTMGDPFRVVMLLPGVGSMLSGVAYPVVRGSQPAATGYFLDGIRVPILFHLFLGPAVIHPDFIDTIDFFPGSPPPRYGRLLGGAIEGRLSRPRDDRVHGSAYADLINAGFFLETPFPSTGTNVSVAGRYSYTPWLIALAANKLQDPPAPGRLNEKVVLDFWDYQLRVEQDVGQGKLRLFAFGSSDTFGTEAQDAFGDTAMQSIVFHRMDLRHRHPLGGGELELGVTWGLDRFAIVSSDPPDDATAIHIDQGTWAARAGYTLPLDSTATLRLGGDVDHKRAIVDFYELTPDEETEQRAPVALATFMGAWAELVYQPSPRWSFVPGLRVDNYHLSPGIDHAAIEPRLTVRHQFNDSLVLKGSAGLFHQPPTSLISLPVVDVGSLLLGLQRGVQLSLGAEWKALKGLELGVDAYVNPLVRTIELTPFSDEGLTDEETPLPDPEPGIPDRGDIDFPDFQSSGVAYGLELLIRHPLGDNWFGWLSYTLQRSVRRTRFYRYDFEGNVMGEATGDLPFAFDQTHVLNLVLSYKFSNSVTLGGVLHFNTGRPEYGTLGTQTHRPGRDGSGRPSWVKADRDAVDRLPPFFRFDMRLSKAWVYETFSLEAYLDMLNVTISQETVSFEYDGGGGRPLSKKAVGLPIVLPILGMKGRY, encoded by the coding sequence ATGGCGGTGTGGCTGCTGGTGCTGTGCGCGCCGGTGGGCCGCGCGAGCGCCCAGGCCCCGTCCACCCCCGACGCGGGAGTGCCCCCCGTGGCCGCCGAGGTGGACCTGGCGCGCACGGACGCGGGCTGGACGGTGGACACGGGGCCCTCCGACGCGGGGTCCGTGTTCCTGCCGCCCGCGCTCGCCCAGGACGCTCCCGCGCCGTATCCGCCCCAGCTCGCCGCCGAGCGCGTCTCGGGCGTCGTCCGGCTGGAGCTGCTCATCGACGCCTCCGGCGAGGTGGAGTCCGCCACCCTGGTCCAGGGCATCCACCCGCTGCTGGACCGGGCCGCGCTGCACGCCGCGCCCCACCTGCGCTTCACGCCCGCCACCGTGGACGGCCAGCCGGTGCCGGTGCGGCTGGGCTTCGAGTACCGCTTCGAGGCGCCCGTGCTCCCGCCCGACGCCGTGGCCCAGGCCCCCGTCACGCTGAGCGGACGCGTGCGCACCAAGGGCAACCGGCGCCCCGTCGTCGGCGCCACGCTGGTGTCCGAGGCCGTCCCGGACGCGCCGGTGCAGACGGACGCGCAGGGGCACTTCCAGGCGCGCTGGCCCGCGGGGGAGCACCGCGTGCGGGTGTCCGCGCCCGGCCACAAGGCGGGCACCTTCCGCGAGGTGTTGAAGGCGCAGGAGGCGCTGGAGGTGGTGTACGGGCTGGAGCCGCTCGTCATCAACCCGTACGAGACGGTGGTGCGCGCGGACCGCGAGCGCACCGAGGTCAGCCGCGTGACGCTGCACGACGCGGAGTTGCGCGAGGTGCCCGGCACCATGGGCGACCCGTTCCGCGTCGTGATGCTGCTGCCGGGCGTGGGCAGCATGCTGTCCGGCGTGGCCTACCCGGTGGTGCGCGGCAGCCAGCCCGCGGCCACGGGCTACTTCCTGGACGGCATCCGCGTCCCCATCCTGTTCCACCTGTTCCTCGGCCCCGCCGTCATCCACCCGGACTTCATCGACACCATCGACTTCTTCCCGGGCTCACCGCCGCCGCGCTACGGGCGGCTGCTGGGCGGCGCCATCGAGGGCCGGCTGAGTCGTCCGCGCGATGACCGGGTCCACGGCAGCGCGTACGCGGACCTCATCAACGCGGGCTTCTTCCTGGAGACGCCGTTCCCGTCCACCGGCACCAACGTCAGCGTGGCGGGCCGCTACTCCTACACGCCGTGGCTCATCGCGCTGGCGGCCAACAAGCTGCAGGACCCGCCCGCGCCGGGGCGGCTCAACGAGAAGGTGGTGCTCGACTTCTGGGACTACCAGCTGCGCGTGGAGCAGGACGTGGGCCAGGGCAAGCTGCGGCTGTTCGCGTTCGGCTCGTCGGACACCTTCGGCACCGAGGCCCAGGACGCGTTCGGCGACACCGCGATGCAGTCCATCGTCTTCCACCGCATGGACCTGCGCCACCGTCACCCGCTGGGGGGCGGCGAGCTGGAGCTGGGCGTGACGTGGGGCCTGGACCGCTTCGCCATCGTCAGCAGCGACCCGCCGGACGACGCGACCGCCATCCACATCGACCAGGGCACGTGGGCCGCGCGCGCGGGCTACACCCTGCCGTTGGACTCCACCGCGACGCTGCGGCTGGGCGGGGACGTGGACCACAAGCGCGCCATCGTCGACTTCTACGAGCTGACGCCCGACGAGGAGACCGAGCAGCGGGCCCCCGTGGCGCTGGCCACGTTCATGGGCGCGTGGGCGGAGCTGGTGTATCAGCCCTCCCCCCGGTGGTCCTTCGTGCCGGGCCTGCGCGTGGACAACTACCACCTGTCGCCCGGCATCGACCACGCGGCCATCGAGCCCCGGCTCACCGTGCGCCACCAGTTCAATGACTCACTGGTGCTCAAGGGCTCCGCGGGCCTGTTCCACCAGCCGCCCACCTCCCTCATCAGCCTGCCCGTGGTGGACGTGGGCAGCCTGCTCTTGGGTCTGCAGCGCGGCGTGCAGCTGTCGCTGGGCGCCGAGTGGAAGGCGTTGAAGGGCCTGGAGCTGGGCGTGGACGCGTACGTCAACCCGCTGGTGCGCACCATCGAGCTCACGCCCTTCTCCGACGAGGGCCTGACGGACGAGGAGACGCCGCTGCCGGACCCGGAGCCCGGCATCCCCGACCGGGGCGACATCGACTTCCCGGACTTCCAGAGCAGCGGCGTGGCCTACGGCCTGGAGCTGCTCATCCGCCACCCGCTGGGGGACAACTGGTTCGGTTGGCTGTCGTACACGCTGCAGCGCAGCGTCCGCCGCACGCGCTTCTACCGGTACGACTTCGAGGGCAACGTGATGGGCGAGGCGACGGGAGATCTGCCCTTCGCGTTCGACCAGACGCACGTGCTCAACCTGGTGCTCAGCTACAAGTTCTCCAACAGCGTCACGCTGGGCGGGGTGCTGCACTTCAACACCGGCCGCCCCGAGTACGGGACGCTGGGCACCCAGACGCACCGCCCGGGGCGGGACGGCTCGGGCAGGCCGTCGTGGGTGAAGGCGGACCGGGACGCGGTGGACCGGCTGCCGCCCTTCTTCCGCTTCGACATGCGCCTGTCCAAGGCCTGGGTCTATGAGACGTTCAGCCTGGAGGCCTACCTGGACATGCTCAATGTCACCATCAGTCAAGAGACGGTGAGCTTCGAGTACGACGGGGGCGGCGGCCGGCCGCTGTCCAAGAAGGCCGTGGGGCTGCCCATCGTCCTGCCCATCCTGGGGATGAAGGGGCGATACTGA
- a CDS encoding hybrid sensor histidine kinase/response regulator, with the protein MFHEGIATTMSERPPQRETSPRGVLGLASLPAPRDDASDNTVTRGSEAPGVLVVDDNPANLVSLEAILEPLGVRLTKASSGEQALRFLLREDYAVILLDVRMTGMNGFETASLIKQRERTRNVPIIFLTAYGRDDTELVTGYSTGAVDFLQKPFPPEVLRSKVSVFVELFRAQHQVRAQSELLRQKEAEARELAHRAAGHIDRLRDFTARLSEASTVAEVCRALFEQGLVAAGAKAGAVNLLSDDGEALEIVDAVGYPEQVLSRWRRIPLSQRVPLTEAVREQKPIWLGSLEEWTERYPHLNAHGIHESAIALPLLVKGRALGVIGLSFARARLFTEMDRAFFSALAHACAQALEQVRLITEERRVHEELRRRSEFEQQLVGIVSHDLRNPLAAIAMSVGLLEKKNELSDSQKRTVQRIGQASERAARMIRDLLDFTKARLGGGIALHRQPTDLKDVVTQVLDEVQLAHPGRHVDVEVASDVRGEWDPDRIAQVVTNLLSNALAYSPQGAPVRLRTFAEGGHALLSVYNGGDPIPHELLSRLFEPMTRGSLKEGQSSRSIGLGLYIVRDIVRGHGGSVDVVSSQDDGTTFTVRLPRLTE; encoded by the coding sequence ATGTTCCACGAAGGAATTGCGACGACGATGTCGGAACGGCCGCCGCAGCGGGAGACATCCCCGCGTGGTGTGTTGGGGCTGGCCAGCCTCCCCGCGCCGCGGGACGACGCCTCCGACAACACGGTGACGCGGGGCTCCGAGGCGCCCGGCGTGCTGGTGGTGGACGACAACCCCGCCAACCTGGTCTCGCTGGAGGCCATCCTCGAGCCGCTCGGCGTGCGCCTGACGAAGGCGAGCTCGGGGGAGCAGGCGCTGCGCTTCCTGCTGCGCGAGGACTACGCGGTCATCCTGCTGGACGTGCGGATGACGGGGATGAACGGCTTCGAGACCGCGTCCCTCATCAAGCAGCGCGAGCGCACGCGCAACGTGCCCATCATCTTCCTCACCGCGTACGGCCGCGACGACACGGAGCTCGTCACGGGCTACTCCACCGGCGCGGTGGACTTCCTGCAGAAGCCCTTCCCGCCGGAGGTGCTGCGCTCCAAGGTGTCCGTCTTCGTGGAGCTGTTCCGCGCGCAGCACCAGGTGCGGGCGCAGTCGGAGCTGCTCCGCCAGAAGGAGGCGGAGGCGCGCGAGCTGGCGCACCGGGCCGCGGGGCACATCGACCGGCTGCGCGACTTCACCGCGCGGCTGTCGGAGGCGAGCACGGTGGCGGAGGTGTGCCGGGCCCTGTTCGAGCAGGGGCTGGTGGCCGCGGGCGCCAAGGCGGGCGCGGTGAACCTCTTGAGCGATGACGGCGAGGCGCTCGAAATCGTGGACGCGGTGGGCTACCCGGAGCAGGTGCTGTCGCGCTGGCGGCGCATCCCCCTGTCCCAGCGCGTGCCCCTGACGGAGGCGGTGCGCGAGCAGAAGCCCATCTGGCTGGGCTCGCTGGAGGAGTGGACCGAGCGCTACCCGCACCTCAACGCGCACGGCATCCACGAGTCCGCCATCGCGCTGCCGCTCCTGGTGAAGGGGCGGGCGCTGGGTGTCATCGGCCTGTCGTTCGCGCGGGCGCGGCTGTTCACGGAGATGGACCGGGCGTTCTTCTCCGCGCTGGCGCACGCGTGCGCGCAGGCGCTGGAGCAGGTGCGCCTCATCACCGAGGAGCGCCGCGTGCACGAGGAGCTGCGGCGGCGCTCGGAGTTCGAGCAGCAGTTGGTGGGAATCGTGTCGCACGATTTGCGCAACCCCCTGGCCGCCATCGCGATGTCGGTGGGGCTGCTGGAGAAGAAGAACGAGCTGTCCGACAGCCAGAAGCGCACGGTGCAGCGCATCGGCCAGGCCTCCGAGCGCGCGGCGCGGATGATTCGCGACCTGCTCGACTTCACCAAGGCGCGGCTGGGGGGCGGCATCGCCCTGCACCGCCAGCCCACGGACCTGAAGGACGTGGTGACGCAGGTGCTGGACGAGGTGCAGCTGGCCCACCCCGGGCGGCATGTCGACGTGGAGGTGGCGTCGGACGTGCGCGGGGAGTGGGACCCGGACCGCATCGCCCAGGTGGTGACGAACCTGCTCTCCAACGCGCTGGCCTACAGCCCGCAGGGCGCGCCCGTGCGGCTGCGCACCTTCGCGGAAGGGGGGCACGCGCTCCTCAGCGTCTACAACGGCGGGGACCCGATTCCGCACGAGCTGTTGTCGCGCCTGTTCGAGCCGATGACGCGCGGGTCGCTCAAGGAGGGCCAGTCCAGCCGCAGCATCGGCCTGGGGCTCTACATCGTCCGGGACATCGTCCGGGGCCATGGGGGCAGCGTGGACGTGGTGTCCTCCCAGGACGACGGGACGACCTTCACGGTCCGCCTGCCCCGCCTGACGGAGTGA
- a CDS encoding sensor histidine kinase codes for MRGNSGEVLDFECASLNAAAEHLVRDWGVPSRVSRWAQHGLGGVDLEACVRAASSGVPLSATLRLTRDGLHGRFQVVGVREADALVLWLLEPDGEDPAVAEGALEREREARRRAEAALESARAALAREELLRQALSKARMVAWEWTEARRAVTWSQDAAAFFGQSPGALGGSLPSFLSCVVVEDRPRVARGIEQALAMDGAYALKFRCRHQDGSTHWYEAVGQSFHEGERPHRMVGVVADCTEREAAEAVLREAEERYRLAARATHDVLWDCDLETGRVRWDGGQEELFGYGPEAADHDFAWWSQRLHPDEREWVSRGLHDFIASDEDAWQAEYRFRKDDGGWVHILDRGVLSRDAAGRPVRMIGSMMDITERKRTLERLAEEAEFRERFIGILGHDLRNPLNAITLSARALRRRAPLSSTQQQMAQRIEASAERMGTMISDILDLTRARLSGGIPLQVAPANLSNVCRQVVEELSAVHPDRYIAFDVDGRSDGLWDADRLAQVLSNLVGNALEHGAQDAPVLLRCLDLETRQVVEVHNPGAPIPAPQLATLFDPFRQAGAAREKGRRRGGLGLGLFIVREIVHAHGGSVDVRSSELDGTTFTVTLPRDARRASR; via the coding sequence GTGCGGGGGAACTCGGGAGAGGTGCTCGACTTCGAGTGCGCGTCGCTCAACGCGGCCGCGGAGCACCTGGTGCGCGACTGGGGCGTGCCCTCCCGTGTCTCGCGCTGGGCCCAGCACGGGCTTGGCGGCGTGGACCTGGAGGCGTGCGTGCGCGCGGCGTCGTCCGGCGTGCCCCTGTCCGCGACGCTGCGGCTGACGCGCGACGGGCTCCACGGGCGCTTCCAGGTGGTGGGCGTGAGGGAGGCGGACGCGCTGGTGCTGTGGCTGCTGGAGCCGGACGGGGAGGACCCGGCGGTGGCGGAGGGCGCGCTGGAGCGCGAGCGCGAGGCGCGGCGCCGGGCGGAGGCGGCGCTGGAGTCCGCGCGCGCCGCGCTGGCCCGCGAGGAGCTCCTGCGACAAGCCTTGTCCAAGGCCCGCATGGTGGCGTGGGAGTGGACCGAGGCGCGGCGCGCGGTGACCTGGTCCCAGGACGCGGCGGCCTTCTTCGGCCAGTCGCCGGGCGCGCTGGGCGGCTCGCTGCCGTCCTTCCTGTCCTGCGTCGTGGTGGAGGACCGGCCCCGGGTGGCGCGGGGAATCGAGCAGGCGCTGGCGATGGATGGCGCGTACGCGCTCAAGTTCCGCTGCCGTCACCAGGACGGCTCCACGCACTGGTACGAGGCGGTGGGCCAGAGCTTCCACGAGGGGGAGCGGCCCCACCGCATGGTGGGCGTGGTGGCGGACTGCACCGAGCGGGAGGCGGCGGAGGCGGTGCTGCGCGAGGCGGAGGAGCGCTACCGGCTGGCGGCGCGCGCCACCCATGACGTGTTGTGGGATTGTGATTTGGAGACGGGCCGGGTGCGCTGGGACGGAGGCCAGGAGGAGCTGTTCGGCTACGGCCCGGAGGCGGCGGACCACGACTTCGCGTGGTGGAGTCAGCGGCTGCACCCCGACGAGCGGGAGTGGGTGTCGCGGGGGCTGCACGACTTCATCGCGTCCGACGAGGACGCGTGGCAGGCGGAGTACCGCTTCCGCAAGGACGACGGCGGCTGGGTCCACATCCTGGACCGGGGCGTGCTGTCGCGCGACGCGGCCGGGCGGCCGGTGCGGATGATTGGCTCCATGATGGACATCACCGAGCGAAAGCGCACGCTGGAGCGGCTGGCGGAGGAGGCGGAGTTCCGCGAGCGCTTCATCGGTATTCTCGGTCACGATTTGCGCAACCCCCTCAACGCGATAACGCTGTCCGCCCGCGCACTGCGTCGGCGCGCGCCCCTGAGCTCCACCCAACAACAGATGGCCCAGCGAATCGAGGCGAGCGCCGAGCGCATGGGCACCATGATTTCGGACATCCTCGATTTGACGCGCGCCCGGCTGTCCGGCGGCATCCCCTTGCAGGTGGCGCCGGCCAACCTGTCCAACGTGTGTCGACAAGTGGTGGAGGAGCTGTCGGCGGTGCACCCGGACCGCTACATCGCCTTCGACGTGGACGGTCGCTCCGACGGACTCTGGGACGCGGACCGGCTGGCGCAGGTGCTCAGCAACCTGGTGGGTAATGCCCTGGAGCACGGCGCCCAGGATGCCCCCGTGCTGCTGCGATGTCTGGATTTGGAGACCCGGCAGGTGGTGGAGGTCCACAACCCCGGAGCGCCCATCCCCGCGCCGCAGCTGGCGACGCTGTTCGACCCGTTCCGTCAGGCGGGCGCCGCGCGCGAGAAGGGCCGGCGCCGAGGGGGCCTGGGCCTGGGCCTGTTCATCGTCCGGGAAATCGTCCACGCGCATGGTGGCAGCGTGGACGTGCGTTCCTCCGAGCTGGACGGCACCACCTTCACCGTGACGCTCCCGCGCGACGCGCGACGCGCGAGCCGGTAG